One Mytilus trossulus isolate FHL-02 chromosome 5, PNRI_Mtr1.1.1.hap1, whole genome shotgun sequence DNA segment encodes these proteins:
- the LOC134719592 gene encoding uncharacterized protein LOC134719592, which translates to MYAHIALTAGVLATILIITGTFTPFWTVISGSVWSQSIDSSWTNNSMTSLGLGLWFQQMCTTDGCVTSFYPSDMYNVHVMDMTGLTEFRMYTSCGILLSISACILCFLHIKEKSPKLTGFASSLMFLFSGIMIWLPAGKMIHRYVLFDTNLDEVGIPDNPLQFPYSAIICGVGGIMNGFCIFLVAGSVRKMWNYTSEFRHKRLELNTFVQL; encoded by the exons ATGTATGCACACATTGCTCTGACAGCTGGTGTCCTGGCGACCATCTTAATAATAACAGGAACATTCACTCCTTTTTGGACAGTAATATCCGGTTCAGTCTGGTCACAATCTATTGACTCATCATGGACAAATAATTCCATGACCTCATTAGGTCTAGGACTTTGGTTCCAACAGATGTGCACCACTGATGGCTGTGTGACTTCATTTTATCCATCAGACATGTACAACGTCCATG tcaTGGACATGACAGGGTTAACAGAGTTCCGAATGTATACCAGTTGCGGAATCCTTTTGAGCATTTCTGCCTGTATCCTGTGTTTTCTTCATATCAAAGAGAAGAGTCCCAAACTGACAGGATTTGCATCTTCGTTGATGTTCCTTTTTTCag GCATAATGATCTGGTTACCGGCTGGAAAGATGATACACAGATATGTTCTGTTCGATACCAATCTAGACGAGGTCGGTATACCGGACAACCCTCTTCAGTTCCCGTACTCCGCCATTATCTGTGGCGTTGGTGGCATTATGAATGGCTTTTGCATATTTCTTGTGGCAGGCAGTGTTCGAAAGATGTGGAACTACACGTCCGAATTTAGACATAAGAGATTGGAGCTAAATACATTTGTTCAATTGTAG